A window of Streptomyces sp. SAI-127 contains these coding sequences:
- the ehuA gene encoding ectoine/hydroxyectoine ABC transporter ATP-binding protein EhuA, producing MKEPDAGANPPVDGSELIRFENVTKRFGSNTVLDRLNFSVDSGKHVTLIGPSGSGKTTILRMLMTLTKPDEGTVTVDDQTLFPAPEKQLREVRKKIGMVFQQFNLFPNMTVLRNITEAPVTVLGMSKDEAEARARELLDLVGLSDKAGARPTQLSGGQQQRVAIARALAMRPRVLLLDEVTSALDPELVAGVLDVLRDIARTTDITMLCVTHEMNFARDISDQVLMFDSGRIIESGAPEKIFSDPEQDRTREFLSAVL from the coding sequence ATGAAAGAGCCCGACGCAGGCGCCAACCCGCCGGTGGACGGCAGCGAGCTGATCCGCTTCGAGAACGTGACCAAGCGCTTCGGGTCGAACACCGTCCTGGACCGGCTGAACTTCTCCGTGGACTCCGGCAAGCACGTCACGCTGATCGGCCCCTCCGGATCCGGCAAGACCACGATCCTGCGGATGCTGATGACGCTGACCAAGCCCGACGAGGGCACGGTCACGGTCGACGACCAGACCCTGTTCCCGGCGCCGGAGAAGCAGCTGCGCGAGGTGCGGAAGAAGATCGGGATGGTCTTCCAGCAGTTCAACCTGTTCCCGAACATGACGGTCCTGCGCAACATCACCGAGGCGCCCGTCACCGTGCTCGGCATGTCCAAGGACGAGGCGGAGGCACGCGCGCGTGAGCTGCTCGACCTGGTGGGCCTCTCCGACAAGGCCGGCGCCCGGCCGACCCAGCTCTCCGGCGGCCAGCAGCAGCGGGTCGCGATCGCGCGGGCGCTGGCCATGCGGCCGCGGGTGCTGCTGCTCGACGAGGTGACGTCGGCGCTCGACCCTGAGCTGGTCGCCGGTGTCCTCGACGTGCTGCGGGACATCGCCCGCACCACCGACATCACGATGCTCTGCGTGACCCACGAGATGAACTTCGCCCGGGACATCTCCGACCAGGTCCTGATGTTCGACTCGGGCCGCATCATCGAGTCGGGCGCACCGGAGAAGATCTTCAGCGACCCCGAGCAGGACCGCACCCGGGAATTTCTCAGCGCGGTTCTCTGA
- the ehuD gene encoding ectoine/hydroxyectoine ABC transporter permease subunit EhuD: MTWDWSAVSDFMPQFWDGLLVTLQALALGSLISFALGLVWALLMRAPSRFVRWPVGVVTEFVRNTPLLVQLFFLFYVLPEWGVTLSALATGVIGIGLHYSTYTMQVYRAGIEAVPTGQWEAATALNLPRVRTWQVVILPQAIRRVVPALGNYVISMLKDTPMLMVITVLEMLGEARLFAQEHFQFTEPLTVIGVAFIVISYLASLLLRSLERRLVR; encoded by the coding sequence ATGACATGGGACTGGAGTGCCGTCAGCGACTTCATGCCGCAGTTCTGGGACGGGCTGCTGGTCACCCTGCAGGCCCTCGCGCTCGGCTCGCTGATCTCCTTCGCGCTGGGCCTGGTGTGGGCGCTGCTGATGCGCGCGCCCTCACGGTTCGTGCGCTGGCCGGTCGGGGTGGTCACGGAGTTCGTGCGCAACACCCCGCTGCTGGTCCAGCTGTTCTTCCTCTTCTATGTGCTGCCCGAGTGGGGCGTGACCCTCTCGGCGCTGGCCACCGGTGTCATCGGGATCGGGCTGCACTACTCGACGTACACCATGCAGGTCTACCGGGCCGGTATCGAGGCGGTGCCGACCGGCCAGTGGGAGGCGGCGACGGCGCTGAACCTGCCGCGGGTGCGGACCTGGCAGGTGGTGATCCTGCCGCAGGCGATCCGCCGGGTCGTACCCGCTCTCGGCAACTACGTGATCTCGATGCTCAAGGACACACCGATGCTGATGGTCATCACGGTGCTGGAGATGCTCGGCGAGGCGCGGCTGTTCGCCCAGGAGCACTTCCAGTTCACCGAGCCGCTGACCGTGATCGGCGTGGCCTTCATCGTCATCTCCTATCTGGCCTCCCTTCTTCTGCGATCCCTGGAGCGACGTCTTGTCCGCTGA
- the ehuC gene encoding ectoine/hydroxyectoine ABC transporter permease subunit EhuC → MTSGLWELVLKGIWTTVQLLFFSAILAAAVSFVVGVLRTHRLWIVRFLAGLYTEVFRGTSALVMIFWVFFVLPPAFGWQLVPMWAGTLALGLTYGAYGSEIVRGALKAVDPAQQEGGIALSFTPWQRLRLILLPQAVPEMIPPFSNLLIELLKGTALVSVMGMGDLAFSGNLVRLALQESAGIYTYLLLIYFVIAFLLTRLMRGLEKKLKAGVGKEPTREVQVPQPVGGSVG, encoded by the coding sequence ATGACCTCCGGACTCTGGGAACTGGTGCTCAAAGGCATCTGGACGACGGTCCAGCTGCTGTTCTTCAGCGCGATCCTCGCCGCCGCCGTGTCCTTCGTGGTCGGCGTCCTGCGCACCCACCGGCTGTGGATCGTCCGCTTCCTCGCGGGCCTCTACACCGAGGTGTTCCGCGGGACCTCGGCGCTGGTGATGATCTTCTGGGTGTTCTTCGTGCTGCCCCCGGCCTTCGGCTGGCAGCTGGTGCCGATGTGGGCGGGCACGCTCGCACTCGGACTGACCTACGGGGCGTACGGCTCCGAGATCGTGCGCGGGGCGCTCAAGGCGGTCGACCCGGCGCAGCAGGAGGGCGGGATCGCGCTGAGCTTCACGCCCTGGCAGCGGCTGAGGCTGATCCTGCTGCCGCAGGCGGTGCCGGAGATGATCCCGCCGTTCTCCAACCTGCTGATCGAGCTGCTCAAGGGCACCGCGCTGGTGTCCGTGATGGGCATGGGCGATCTGGCGTTCAGCGGCAACCTGGTGCGGCTGGCGCTCCAGGAGAGCGCCGGGATCTACACGTATCTGCTGCTCATCTACTTCGTGATCGCCTTCCTGCTCACGCGGTTGATGCGCGGCCTCGAGAAGAAGCTCAAGGCGGGGGTCGGCAAGGAACCCACGCGTGAGGTCCAGGTGCCCCAGCCGGTCGGAGGGAGTGTCGGATGA
- the ehuB gene encoding ectoine/hydroxyectoine ABC transporter substrate-binding protein EhuB, whose amino-acid sequence MAPPLEHGEHISGTTRRSLLAGVAALGALGAAGCSRVATASTEGGGELLDRLRAAGVVRLGIAGEIPFGYIDKNGDLTGEAPELARVIFKRLGVDKVQPVPTEFGSLIPGLNSQQFDVVAAGMYVTPERCEQVIFADPDYQMLDSFIVRKGNPKGLHNYKDVVAKKAKFATGTGYAEIGYAVEAGYKESDILIVPDQVAGLNAVEAGRVDVFAGTALTTREVVKKSAKAEATKAFTPTVGGKPHVDGGAFAFRRTETNLRDAFNAELRKLKKSGELFRVLKPFGFTQAEMTDLTAKELCGG is encoded by the coding sequence ATGGCTCCACCACTGGAACATGGCGAACACATATCCGGGACCACCCGCCGGTCGCTGCTCGCGGGGGTGGCGGCGCTCGGTGCACTGGGCGCGGCGGGCTGCTCACGCGTGGCCACCGCCTCGACCGAGGGAGGCGGTGAACTGCTCGACCGGCTCAGGGCGGCAGGTGTCGTACGGCTGGGAATCGCGGGTGAGATCCCTTTCGGATACATCGACAAGAACGGCGACCTCACCGGTGAGGCACCAGAACTCGCGAGGGTCATATTCAAGCGGCTCGGGGTGGACAAGGTGCAGCCCGTGCCCACCGAGTTCGGCTCACTCATTCCCGGGCTGAATTCCCAGCAGTTCGATGTCGTGGCGGCCGGGATGTACGTCACCCCGGAACGCTGCGAGCAGGTGATCTTCGCCGATCCCGACTACCAGATGCTCGATTCCTTCATCGTGCGCAAGGGAAATCCCAAAGGTCTTCACAACTACAAGGACGTCGTCGCGAAGAAGGCGAAGTTCGCCACCGGGACCGGCTACGCGGAGATCGGGTACGCCGTCGAGGCGGGATACAAGGAAAGCGACATCCTGATCGTGCCGGACCAGGTCGCGGGGCTGAACGCCGTGGAGGCGGGACGCGTCGACGTGTTCGCCGGGACCGCGCTCACCACCCGCGAGGTGGTGAAGAAATCGGCCAAGGCGGAGGCCACCAAGGCCTTCACCCCGACCGTCGGCGGCAAACCGCACGTCGACGGGGGCGCCTTCGCGTTCCGCCGGACCGAGACGAACCTGCGGGACGCCTTCAACGCCGAGCTGCGGAAGCTGAAGAAGAGCGGGGAGCTGTTCCGGGTCCTCAAGCCCTTCGGGTTCACGCAGGCCGAGATGACGGACCTGACCGCGAAGGAGCTCTGCGGCGGATGA
- a CDS encoding DUF3830 family protein produces the protein MADRYIEVSLVKRGITATAKLLDDRAPITCAAVWDALPLAGDVYHAKYARNEIYALFPPFAETEPPLENPTVTPIPGDLCYFSFAGTELGTKSYGYDREVRAGTTVVDLALFYERNNLLLNADVGWVPGIVWGQVVDGLDALAEGCNDLWRAGALGESLRFSRA, from the coding sequence ATGGCTGACCGCTACATCGAAGTCTCGCTGGTCAAGCGGGGAATCACCGCCACGGCAAAGCTCCTGGACGATCGGGCGCCGATCACCTGCGCGGCCGTCTGGGATGCCCTCCCGCTCGCCGGCGACGTCTACCACGCGAAGTACGCACGCAATGAGATCTACGCCCTTTTCCCGCCTTTCGCGGAAACCGAACCACCCCTGGAAAATCCGACAGTTACCCCGATTCCCGGAGATCTCTGCTATTTCTCCTTCGCCGGCACCGAGCTCGGCACCAAGTCCTACGGCTACGACCGCGAGGTCCGCGCGGGCACGACCGTCGTCGACCTGGCCCTGTTCTACGAACGCAACAACCTCCTCCTGAACGCCGATGTGGGCTGGGTCCCCGGAATCGTCTGGGGTCAGGTGGTGGACGGGCTGGACGCCCTGGCCGAGGGCTGCAACGACCTCTGGCGCGCGGGCGCCCTCGGCGAGAGCCTCCGGTTCAGCCGGGCGTGA
- a CDS encoding amidase has protein sequence MQDLTELTAVQLVEGYRKGEFSPVEATRAALDRAERIQPEVNAFVRLTGEEALAQARASADRWRRGEPSGAVDGVPVTVKDILLLRGAPTLKGSRTIPESGTWDEDAPSVARLREQGAVFLGKTTTPEFGWKGVTDSPLSGVTRNPYGPTRTAGGSSGGAAAAVALGAGPLALGTDGGGSVRIPAAFCGIFALKPTYGRVPLYPASAFGTLAHVGPMTRDAADAALLLDVIGVPDSRDWSALGPAAGPYTAALSGGVRGLRVAYSPSLGGQVAVQPEVAAAVRRAVERLAGLGAYVTETDPDFADPVDAFHTLWFSGAARVTQHLGPHQRELLDPGLRAICGLGSRMSALDYLAAVDVRMELGRRMGRFHDSYDLLVTPALPITAFEAGTEVPKGSGHHRWTGWTPFTYPFNMTQQPAASVPVGTDADGLPVGLQIVAARHRDDLVLRAAHALYEAETAGIRPPDPARARSVTPG, from the coding sequence ATGCAGGACCTCACCGAACTGACCGCCGTACAACTCGTGGAGGGCTACCGCAAGGGCGAGTTCAGCCCTGTGGAGGCGACCCGGGCGGCTCTGGACCGGGCCGAACGGATCCAGCCGGAGGTGAACGCCTTCGTGCGGCTGACCGGCGAGGAGGCCCTGGCGCAGGCCCGCGCCTCGGCCGACCGCTGGCGACGGGGGGAGCCGTCCGGCGCGGTGGACGGCGTCCCGGTCACGGTGAAGGACATCCTGCTGCTGCGCGGCGCCCCGACGCTGAAGGGCTCAAGGACGATCCCGGAGAGCGGCACCTGGGACGAGGACGCCCCGTCCGTCGCCCGGCTGCGCGAGCAGGGCGCGGTCTTCCTCGGCAAGACCACGACCCCCGAGTTCGGCTGGAAGGGCGTCACGGACTCGCCGCTGTCGGGCGTGACGCGCAATCCCTACGGCCCGACACGCACCGCGGGCGGCTCCAGCGGGGGCGCCGCGGCGGCCGTGGCGCTCGGCGCGGGGCCGCTCGCGCTCGGCACGGACGGCGGGGGCAGCGTCCGTATCCCGGCCGCGTTCTGCGGGATCTTCGCCCTCAAGCCGACGTACGGCCGCGTGCCGCTCTACCCGGCGAGCGCCTTCGGCACCCTCGCCCACGTGGGCCCGATGACCCGCGACGCGGCCGACGCGGCACTGCTCCTCGACGTCATCGGGGTGCCGGACTCCCGTGACTGGTCGGCGCTGGGCCCGGCGGCCGGCCCGTACACGGCGGCCCTGTCGGGCGGGGTGCGCGGGCTGCGGGTCGCGTACTCGCCGTCCCTCGGCGGCCAGGTGGCCGTACAGCCCGAGGTCGCCGCGGCGGTACGGCGGGCCGTGGAACGCCTGGCCGGACTCGGCGCGTACGTCACCGAGACCGATCCCGACTTCGCCGACCCGGTGGACGCCTTCCACACCCTGTGGTTCAGCGGGGCGGCCCGGGTGACCCAGCATCTCGGCCCGCACCAGCGGGAGTTGCTGGACCCGGGGCTCCGGGCGATCTGCGGCCTGGGGTCGCGCATGAGCGCGCTCGACTACCTGGCCGCGGTGGACGTCCGGATGGAACTCGGGCGCCGGATGGGCCGCTTCCACGACTCCTACGACCTGTTGGTCACCCCGGCCCTCCCGATCACCGCGTTCGAGGCGGGCACAGAGGTCCCGAAGGGCTCGGGGCACCACCGCTGGACGGGGTGGACGCCCTTCACGTACCCCTTCAACATGACCCAGCAGCCCGCCGCGTCCGTCCCGGTGGGGACCGACGCCGACGGGCTGCCGGTGGGACTCCAGATCGTGGCGGCCCGGCACCGGGACGACCTGGTGCTGCGGGCGGCCCACGCACTCTACGAGGCGGAAACGGCGGGCATCCGGCCACCCGACCCGGCTCGCGCGAGGAGCGTCACGCCCGGCTGA
- a CDS encoding D-2-hydroxyacid dehydrogenase, translated as MSVPTLLVLDADPPPRLGKLTGRARIEHADQATLAERLPSADVLLVWDFTSTAVRDAWPGEGPRPRWVHTASAGVDHLMCPELAVSDTVVTNARGVFDQPIAEYVAALVLTMAKDLPRTLDLQREGVWRHRESQRVTGTRACVVGSGPIGRAIVSTLKALGITTALVGRRSRTGIHGPDDLDRLMARADWVIAAAPLTADTHGMFDAHRFGMMQPSARFINIGRGQLVVEDALVEAVSKRWIAGAALDVFDTEPLPPESPLWQVPGLIVSPHMSGDTVGWRDELGTQFLQLYDRWEAGRSLPNVVDKQRGYVPGH; from the coding sequence ATGTCCGTCCCCACCCTTCTGGTCCTTGACGCCGACCCCCCGCCCCGGCTCGGAAAGCTCACCGGGCGGGCCCGGATCGAGCACGCGGACCAGGCCACGCTCGCCGAGCGGCTGCCGTCCGCCGACGTGCTGCTGGTCTGGGACTTCACCTCGACCGCGGTGCGTGACGCGTGGCCGGGCGAGGGCCCGCGGCCGCGCTGGGTGCACACGGCGAGCGCGGGCGTGGACCATCTGATGTGCCCCGAACTCGCCGTCTCCGACACGGTGGTGACCAACGCCCGCGGGGTCTTCGACCAGCCGATCGCCGAGTACGTCGCCGCGCTGGTCCTGACGATGGCGAAGGACCTGCCCCGGACCCTGGACCTGCAGCGGGAGGGTGTGTGGCGGCACCGGGAGTCCCAGCGGGTGACCGGGACCCGCGCCTGTGTGGTCGGTTCCGGGCCCATCGGGCGGGCGATCGTGAGCACCCTCAAGGCGCTCGGCATCACCACCGCACTCGTCGGCCGCCGTTCCCGCACCGGGATCCACGGCCCCGACGACCTCGACCGTCTGATGGCCCGCGCCGACTGGGTGATCGCGGCCGCCCCGCTCACCGCGGACACGCACGGCATGTTCGACGCCCACCGCTTCGGGATGATGCAGCCCTCCGCGCGGTTCATCAACATCGGCCGGGGTCAGCTGGTCGTCGAGGACGCGCTGGTGGAGGCGGTGTCCAAGCGGTGGATCGCCGGGGCCGCCCTCGATGTGTTCGACACCGAACCGCTGCCGCCCGAAAGCCCGTTGTGGCAGGTGCCCGGCCTGATCGTGTCCCCGCACATGAGCGGTGACACGGTCGGCTGGCGCGATGAACTCGGCACGCAGTTCCTGCAGTTGTACGACCGCTGGGAGGCGGGCAGATCACTGCCGAACGTGGTCGACAAGCAACGCGGGTACGTGCCAGGGCACTGA
- a CDS encoding aspartate/glutamate racemase family protein, with protein MDVSFLGGPRPQRGVGVVAPFDFALDRELWRWVPDEISLHLTRTPYVPVEVSLDLARLVSEHETLHEAVRTLNAIAPEVVAYACTSGSFVGGIAGERAMCAAMTVAGAVPSLTTSGALLDALAELDVRRVALVTPYTVSVTRSLEEYVAEAGVSVTGCAYMGLTRHIWKVPYRQVSEMAHKAVRDDAQALFISCTNLPTYDVIPQLEAELRIPVISANQVTMWAALRRLGTRAVGPYQALIDPAARYGPVPPEIPGLPEVRGLPDEEQQQEGWT; from the coding sequence ATGGACGTTTCCTTTCTAGGTGGTCCGCGCCCCCAGCGCGGTGTCGGTGTCGTCGCCCCCTTCGACTTCGCGCTGGATCGCGAGCTGTGGCGGTGGGTCCCCGACGAGATCTCGCTCCATCTGACCCGCACCCCCTACGTCCCCGTCGAGGTCAGCCTCGACCTGGCCCGTCTGGTGAGCGAACACGAGACCCTGCACGAGGCGGTGCGCACGCTCAACGCGATCGCCCCCGAGGTCGTCGCCTACGCCTGCACCTCCGGCAGCTTCGTCGGCGGGATCGCCGGGGAACGCGCCATGTGCGCGGCCATGACGGTGGCGGGCGCGGTCCCGTCCCTGACCACGTCCGGAGCCCTCCTGGACGCCCTCGCCGAACTCGACGTCCGCCGGGTGGCACTGGTGACGCCGTACACGGTGTCGGTGACCAGGTCGCTGGAGGAGTACGTCGCCGAAGCGGGCGTCTCGGTCACCGGATGCGCCTACATGGGCCTGACCCGGCACATCTGGAAGGTGCCCTACCGTCAGGTCTCCGAGATGGCCCACAAGGCCGTACGGGACGACGCCCAGGCCCTGTTCATCAGCTGCACCAACCTGCCGACGTACGACGTCATCCCGCAACTGGAAGCGGAACTGCGCATCCCGGTGATCTCGGCCAACCAGGTGACGATGTGGGCGGCGCTGCGCCGACTGGGTACCCGAGCCGTGGGACCGTACCAGGCGCTGATCGATCCGGCGGCGAGGTACGGGCCCGTGCCCCCGGAGATTCCGGGACTGCCGGAAGTCCGGGGCCTGCCGGACGAAGAGCAGCAGCAGGAAGGCTGGACATGA
- a CDS encoding decarboxylase — protein MTALGFLYPGHSAEDDYPRIEQLLGSDIRLDVVHTDIGTDAHRVDALLEMGSAERLAAGVEELRMSGAESVVWACTSGSFVYGWEGAHEQVRNLAVAAGMPASSTSFAFVHAAQEIGAGRVAVAATYPDDVAGLFAEFLRAGGVEVLQVRGAGIITAAEVGTWGEEEVFALAREADSPDAEAVLLPDTALHTATHIPALEKELGKPVLTANQVTVWEALRLTDRRVNAPAMGALFTREPIVQV, from the coding sequence ATGACCGCTCTCGGATTCCTCTACCCGGGCCACTCCGCCGAGGACGACTATCCGCGCATCGAACAGCTCCTGGGCAGCGACATCCGCCTGGACGTCGTCCACACCGACATCGGCACCGACGCGCACCGCGTGGACGCCCTCCTGGAGATGGGCTCGGCGGAACGGCTCGCCGCGGGCGTCGAGGAACTGCGCATGTCGGGCGCCGAGTCCGTCGTCTGGGCCTGCACCAGCGGCAGTTTCGTCTACGGCTGGGAAGGCGCCCACGAGCAGGTGCGCAATCTCGCCGTCGCGGCCGGCATGCCCGCGTCCTCGACGTCGTTCGCCTTCGTGCACGCGGCCCAGGAGATCGGGGCCGGGCGGGTGGCGGTCGCGGCGACCTACCCGGACGATGTCGCGGGCCTGTTCGCGGAGTTCCTGCGGGCGGGCGGAGTCGAGGTCCTCCAGGTCCGCGGCGCCGGGATCATCACCGCCGCGGAGGTCGGCACCTGGGGCGAGGAGGAGGTCTTCGCGCTGGCCCGGGAGGCCGACTCGCCGGACGCTGAGGCGGTGCTCCTCCCGGACACGGCCCTCCACACGGCCACCCACATCCCGGCCCTGGAGAAGGAGCTCGGCAAGCCGGTCCTCACCGCGAACCAGGTCACGGTCTGGGAGGCTCTGCGGCTGACGGACCGCCGGGTGAACGCCCCGGCCATGGGGGCGCTGTTCACCAGGGAGCCGATCGTCCAGGTGTGA
- a CDS encoding LLM class flavin-dependent oxidoreductase: MSRRHPTVAEDEIRGTAQGTAPVPLSVLDLVTVGAGRTATDALRTSVAIAKLTESRGFHRYWIAEHHSMPGVASSSPAVILAHLAAHTTRIRLGSGGVMLPNHAPLVIAEQFGTLEAMAPGRIDLGLGRAPGTDGATAAALRRADRLHEGADDFPEQLAELTRFLDDDFPDGHPYRRIHAVPGPVQATSPGGVQSPHRPPVWLLGSSGFSAQLAGSLGLPFAFAHHFSAQNTIPALDLYRESFRPSAVLDEPYALIGVSALATDDEKEARRQVRAAALSMIRLRTGRPGLVPTPEEAEAHEFSPMEEEFARSWNANVIHGTADEVRSGLDDLHKRTGADELMLTGNAHSGDVRLRSYELVADAYGLPTTP; this comes from the coding sequence ATGAGCAGGAGGCACCCCACCGTGGCGGAAGACGAGATCCGAGGTACTGCACAGGGCACCGCCCCCGTACCTCTCTCGGTACTCGACCTGGTCACCGTCGGCGCGGGACGCACGGCCACCGACGCCCTGCGCACCAGCGTCGCCATCGCCAAGCTCACCGAGTCCCGCGGTTTCCACCGCTACTGGATCGCCGAGCACCACTCCATGCCGGGCGTGGCGTCCTCGTCCCCCGCGGTGATCCTCGCCCACCTCGCCGCCCACACGACCCGCATCCGGCTCGGCTCGGGCGGCGTCATGCTCCCCAACCACGCCCCACTGGTGATCGCGGAGCAGTTCGGCACGCTGGAGGCGATGGCGCCGGGACGGATCGACCTGGGCCTCGGACGGGCGCCCGGCACCGACGGCGCCACCGCCGCGGCCCTGCGCCGCGCCGACCGGCTGCACGAGGGCGCCGACGACTTCCCCGAGCAGCTCGCCGAGCTCACCCGCTTCCTGGACGACGACTTCCCCGACGGCCACCCCTACCGCCGTATCCACGCCGTACCCGGTCCCGTCCAGGCGACCTCACCCGGTGGCGTCCAGTCCCCGCACCGCCCGCCGGTCTGGCTGCTCGGCTCCTCCGGCTTCAGCGCTCAGCTGGCCGGCTCCCTCGGCCTGCCCTTCGCCTTCGCGCACCACTTCTCGGCGCAGAACACCATCCCGGCCCTGGACCTGTACCGCGAGTCCTTCCGGCCCTCCGCGGTCCTCGACGAGCCGTACGCCCTCATCGGCGTCTCCGCCCTCGCCACCGACGACGAGAAGGAGGCCCGCCGCCAGGTCCGCGCCGCCGCGCTCAGCATGATCCGGCTGCGCACCGGCCGCCCCGGCCTGGTCCCCACCCCCGAGGAGGCGGAGGCCCACGAATTCAGCCCGATGGAGGAGGAGTTCGCGCGCTCCTGGAACGCCAACGTCATCCACGGCACCGCCGACGAGGTCCGCTCCGGCCTCGACGACCTCCACAAGCGCACCGGCGCCGACGAGTTGATGCTCACGGGCAACGCGCACAGCGGTGACGTACGCCTGCGCTCCTACGAACTCGTCGCGGACGCCTACGGACTCCCCACGACCCCTTAG
- a CDS encoding EAL domain-containing protein, which yields MNGTSEGPAPAADPDGSVVTESDITTPARTEPPTHRAAFAAAPLAMAVVDREGTVVDANPAFGELLGAVPEELAGAQAADLVDLASDARTWHSYREVLRGRQAKLRCKRRLKHPDGHSMWAQITITPLAEGSQGSPGVLLSVADITARRELQARLRHLQMHDPVTRLPNRTLFFERLTAALEPESYEQGGTGRIGLCYLDLDGFQAVNDTLGHRVGDRLLAAVAERLTRCADEAGHGRATAPLVARLGGDEFALLVEDSTGTEQLADLAESLLKAVQAPFDVSGNRMSVSASIGVVERQAEGTSATGLMQAADTTLYWAKADGRDRWTLFDPERNAHRMTRQALASTLRPAIERGEFQLEYQPLVGMEDGRLRGVEALVRWNHPQFGMLTPNRFIALAEEDGSIVPLGRWILVTACRQARQWQLDHPDEPPIFVSVNVAVRQVWDSDLVADVAKTLAETGLAPHLLQLELTESAVMGSAGRPLQALQALSDMGVGIAIDDFGTGYSNLAYLSRLPVSVLKLDGSFVRGFQYEGEGVAPNPADEVVVEAMIQLAHRLGLTVTAECVETSAQASRLRRIGCDTGQGWLYSRPVSPDRISGLMGVKA from the coding sequence GTGAACGGAACGTCCGAAGGGCCGGCGCCCGCGGCAGACCCCGACGGGTCGGTCGTAACAGAGAGTGATATCACGACACCTGCTCGTACGGAGCCCCCGACGCACCGTGCCGCCTTCGCGGCAGCGCCGCTGGCCATGGCCGTGGTGGACCGCGAGGGCACGGTCGTCGACGCCAACCCCGCCTTCGGCGAGCTGCTCGGCGCCGTACCGGAGGAGTTGGCCGGGGCCCAGGCCGCCGACCTGGTGGATCTGGCCTCGGACGCCCGCACCTGGCACTCCTACCGCGAGGTGCTGCGCGGCCGGCAGGCGAAGCTGCGCTGCAAGCGGCGGCTCAAGCATCCCGACGGACACTCGATGTGGGCGCAGATCACGATCACGCCGCTGGCCGAGGGCTCCCAGGGGTCCCCCGGCGTCCTGCTGTCCGTCGCCGACATCACGGCCCGTCGTGAACTCCAGGCCCGGCTGCGGCACTTGCAGATGCACGACCCGGTGACGCGGCTGCCCAACCGCACGCTGTTCTTCGAGCGGCTGACGGCCGCGCTGGAGCCGGAGTCGTACGAGCAGGGCGGCACGGGCCGGATCGGGTTGTGCTATCTGGACCTCGACGGGTTCCAGGCCGTCAACGACACTCTCGGCCACCGGGTCGGCGACCGGTTGCTGGCCGCCGTCGCCGAGCGGCTCACGCGCTGCGCGGACGAGGCCGGCCACGGGCGGGCGACCGCTCCCCTGGTGGCGAGGCTGGGCGGCGACGAGTTCGCGCTACTCGTCGAGGACTCCACCGGCACCGAACAGCTCGCCGACCTCGCCGAGTCCCTGCTGAAGGCCGTCCAGGCGCCCTTCGACGTCTCCGGAAACCGGATGTCGGTGTCGGCGTCGATCGGGGTCGTCGAGCGGCAGGCGGAGGGCACCTCGGCGACGGGTCTGATGCAGGCCGCCGACACCACGCTGTACTGGGCCAAGGCGGACGGCCGGGACCGCTGGACGCTCTTCGACCCCGAGCGCAACGCCCACCGCATGACCCGGCAGGCCCTCGCCTCCACGCTCCGCCCGGCCATCGAGCGCGGCGAGTTCCAGCTGGAGTACCAGCCGCTGGTGGGCATGGAGGACGGCCGGCTGCGCGGGGTAGAGGCGCTGGTGCGCTGGAACCACCCGCAGTTCGGGATGCTGACGCCGAATCGGTTCATCGCACTGGCCGAGGAGGACGGCTCGATCGTCCCGCTCGGCCGCTGGATCCTCGTCACCGCCTGCCGCCAGGCCCGTCAGTGGCAACTCGACCACCCCGACGAGCCGCCGATCTTCGTCAGCGTCAATGTGGCGGTCCGTCAGGTCTGGGACTCCGACCTGGTCGCGGACGTGGCGAAGACCCTCGCGGAGACCGGCCTGGCGCCCCATCTCCTCCAGCTCGAACTCACCGAGTCGGCCGTGATGGGTTCGGCGGGCCGCCCGCTCCAGGCCCTCCAGGCGCTGAGCGACATGGGCGTCGGCATCGCGATCGACGACTTCGGCACGGGCTACTCGAACCTCGCCTACCTCAGCCGCCTGCCGGTCTCCGTCCTGAAACTGGACGGCTCCTTCGTGCGCGGCTTCCAGTACGAGGGCGAGGGCGTCGCCCCCAACCCGGCCGACGAGGTCGTCGTCGAGGCGATGATCCAGCTCGCCCACCGCCTCGGCCTCACTGTCACCGCGGAGTGCGTCGAGACCTCGGCCCAGGCCAGCCGCCTGCGCCGGATCGGCTGCGACACCGGCCAGGGCTGGCTGTACTCGCGGCCGGTGTCGCCGGATCGTATCTCCGGGCTGATGGGCGTGAAGGCCTAA